One region of Camelus bactrianus isolate YW-2024 breed Bactrian camel chromosome 20, ASM4877302v1, whole genome shotgun sequence genomic DNA includes:
- the LOC123613937 gene encoding LOW QUALITY PROTEIN: uncharacterized protein C6orf141 (The sequence of the model RefSeq protein was modified relative to this genomic sequence to represent the inferred CDS: deleted 1 base in 1 codon), giving the protein MNGPPTESGAPGPRGAPHLADSPRSVRRARLFEREAVRGAPPAWGAPNPSAAAAGASGSPGGAHEARRAEEKVHCEPWVREKVLFLLHPERCLGTQGDPAREEVAVEEDLFEAGGQDREPACPSPLFPREKRVSGSRVDAPSGAPLGDPPKPLLVRVVDYEVTQEVLQIAWTKGCMTTLTEERSVTAVTFRANRE; this is encoded by the exons ATGAATGGCCCTCCTACGGAGTCGGGGGCCCCGGGTCCCCGCGGGGCCCCGCATCTCGCGGACTCACCCCGCAGCGTGCGGCGCGCCCGGCTTTTCGAGCGCGAGGCAGTGCGCGGGGCC CCCCCGGCCTGGGGCGCCCCGAACCcctcggcggcggcggccggggcgAGCGGCAGCCCGGGCGGCGCCCACGAGGCCCGCCGGGCCGAGGAGAAAGTGCACTGTGAGCCCTGGGTCCGAGAGAAAGTGCTCTTTCTTCTGCACCCGGAGAGGTGTCTAGGGACCCAGGGGGACCCCGCGCGGGAAGAGGTGGCCGTTGAGGAGGACCTTTTCGAAGCGGGAGGACAAGACCGGGAACCCGCCTGCCCGTCCCCTCTCTTTCCACGGGAAAAGAGAGTTTCTGGCAGCCGTGTAGACGCTCCCTCCGGGGCTCCGCTGGGGGACCCACCCAAACCCCTGCTCGTGCGGGTCGTGGATTATGAGGTGACACAAGAAGTCCTGCAGATCGCGTGGACGAAGGGCTGCATGACCACACTGACCGAAGAGCGCTCCGTGACCGCGGTCACTTTTCGCGCCAACAGGGAGTGA